A segment of the Brienomyrus brachyistius isolate T26 chromosome 4, BBRACH_0.4, whole genome shotgun sequence genome:
GAGTGTCATACGACATTTTGGCAGCATACCGCTCCATCATCTCCTTCCATTCATGGATGGTAAACTTATCTGAACCATCACCTCTGTAGAAGGGAGGCAGATCTGAGCTTGGCTGAACCACTACCCTTAGCTCTGAAGCATCATGGCGTCCAGGAGTTTGTGAAACACCCAGGGACTTTGACAGGCCACTGCTGTGGTGATTCAGGGTGGACAAGTTAGCAGTAACACTCTCCCCAATTTGCTTGGCTAAATCGGCTATGATACTGCCCATAGCATCAACAGTAATCACTTGAACTGGATTATAGGAAGAGTCTGAAGCAGGGGTAGAATTAGCCACAGGAACTGGCTCAGGCTGTCTAGCTATGGGTGTAGTCTCACTTCTACCTGCATGGTTTAAAAACCAACCCCGTCCCCTACCAAGACTGCAAGGTGAAACTTCCCTATTAGTGTCTGGCAAACCCAGCATACTAAACATACCTACCTTTGACATGGCTAGAAGAATAAATCACAAGCAGTGATATGAAAGTCAGTACTCACTTAAAAGAAAGTTGAgagaaagggggaaaaaaaatcctctgTGATTATTACCAGCTTTAACTGATTAAACAACTACTCAAGGTAATACACTGTTAGACTAAACACTCACACTTAACTAGCATGACTACAATAATAAAACTGCACAACACGTGCTACTCCATACAATTGTACTACAGCTCACAATGTGGTCAGCAGTCTAAACATTCTGGTAATATACAGGAAATGTAAACAATCAgagagggaaagaaaaaaaaaagattcattaAATAACATGAagtcacccaaaaaaaaaaggacaaatTTCAACACTGAGTTGAACGACACTTTTTTTCGGTCATTAACAGCTGTTAGTCCGGAGAGCGCGACGGGGAAAAGCAGCGTCCTCGCGGTGATCCTCTGCGCGgtttcagcacacacacacaccatccggGTCACGGCACCAAATGTAACCGGTCTCGTTTGGGTCTTTGTTTACGGCCCGATCGCGCCAAGCGAGTCCAGTTAAAACATAGTCCCGGTTAAAGTCCGAGAGCTGATGCTCTCACTCtgcgttgtgtattttttttgttgtgtgtggtgtgtgggtgcgggagagggagagacgacACCGCGTGGCTTCCTCTGGACTCGGGATCCGACGTCCCTTTATTGGCACGTGTCTTTTCCTCTctggtaatgaagagcaaagtattaattccccagcagcatgtagcagctcaacattctcttcctcgaagagacagggaaagagcaaaatgaaaaaaaatatacatcaatatataaaaaaaataaaacaaacatacctggtaatgaagagcaaagtattaattccccagcagcatgtagcagctcaacattctgcccatgtgcaccccgacaataaaaagaaaaacacaaaccaaatgaagttcatacattaaaatattgcttcatatatattaataatgatatgtttaaacttttgttacaggaattttatataataataaaaggattattttctatttaattgggttaatgagagagccatgttacctcttcctcgaagagacagggaaagaggaagaggaaacacGTCACGCCCCCTTTTTACCAGTGGGAGGCACCATGAAGCAGGGCCTTCTGGGAATTCTCCTTACTCCCTCTCCTATTCATTTTACcaggattttaataaataaggaaTTTTGAGTAATTATACATACCAAAACAACTTTGTTACAGACGCAATGGAGAGATTGCTGCGAAGCAGTGGCCTGGCAGCGGCGACAGGGACTCCTGTGAATGATGCATGTCCCTTTGACGGTTACCGTGCTAACCTCTGGCACCAGCTGCGATTAATGTTTCCTCCACGGCTGAGTGTGGTTGAAATGAAGGTGGAAcccataaaggagggggagagcccagctgcctatctgcaagctcaAGAAAAACGGTGgcgcactgagacagagcaggacctgcagaatccggcattcagaggtctgtaccggagggcactgcaggacgcgctccctaagccagtgagaaccaggctaaggcaagttgtGGGACTTATTATTATGCCTGAGGAGCAGTACCGTGAGCAGCTGATTCATGCTATTGACttatacagagaggaggaggactctgctaaagagcgtgagagggagctgacaaagaaactgaatcagatgcagctggaggagctgaccgctaaaaagaaaaaagtccagGCACCTGTGGTCTTTCcggaccccagcccccggggGCAGCCTGTAGACAGCCGACAGTCTCATGTTGCTGGTGCCTCTCAGAATACTAATTGGCCTTCGGTCCCTGATTGGAATAGAGAGAATAGATAtgataggtgggggggggggtgatcagaGAGCACCTGATTTCCCACAAATGAGACAATCCCAGTCTATGGGAAGACTGGAGAACAGGCcacttcagctggtgtgctggaactGTAACCAGCCCGGACACACCTCTAGAGTCTGCCCAAATCCACCCTTTCAGGGGGTGAGCCCGACACGTCCTATGGGCCCGGTTAATCCAGGAGGCTCTGTAGGTCCAATGCCAAATAGAGGCAGGGGTGGCAATCCGCAGTTGCAGAATAACAGATCACGGGGTCCGATCAACCCATGGGCCCAGGGACGTTTATTCTAGGGGTGCCCAGAAAATCCTAAAGGGGTATCTCAGATGCCAATGTTGAGTAAGGGGTCTGAGGCTGAGCCGATGCTGCAGGTtcaaataaatggcaaagtaatTCCAATGATGATAGACACTGGAGCCACCTACACTTGTGTAAGACTAAAAGATGCCAGTCATATCCCCCGGTCCGCTGAGAAGGTCAGGACCATAGGATTCTCGGGACAAGTGCAGCATATTCCAAAATCTGTTCCAGTGGAGATTAAGATAggggacaaaaatgtaaatatgcccatactaatatcagagcacaccccagtgaatttgttaggcagagatgctttgtgtcagctgcagatagacataaaatgtacagagGGGGGTGTAGAGGTGCTCACTGGACAGTACAGCCTCATGTGACAAAATTTGTTGTTCCATAAAGGGCAGTATAGTTCATATGGGATTGAAGATGTTACTGGAAAAATTTGGGAAATTTTAGAAAAGTGGAgtccatttatacaggaacaaaTATAACAATAGGTTTGTTGCGATGGGGAAAATTCAGTGATCCTGAAATAAAGGGTGAGTGGGATCAGCTCATAGAGTCTCTGCCTGGCTGGGAGAAAGAAAGGATGTACATGATAACAGacgggataatattaggccctgagggagtagccattccgaTACGGAAAATGGGaatagtgggagaatggtacaacataCCAGACACGGAGCCCCACATAGCGATGACTTTTAATCAGTccatgctggatctgggagaaatgatgcagCAAGCaaggcaggtggtttgggtgccgacggtGCGTGAAGGcatgcaggcagcggcaggagagaagatgttaaggattcagtggagtgcaaaggttgtaggtgatttgaagttagacaacagagatccgtggctgtggagcatgataggagtacagtgtgatgcaaaagaaagtacagaggaatgttggcaggaaatggaaagagaagtgcctgaggaggtgtggactgCTCACGATACAGAAGTAGGCCTAGTAAATTCAGCTAGCCCAGTGGAAATTTATCTTAAACCAGGGTGCACACCACCCTGGAAAAACCAGTATCCCTTGAAACCTGAAGCCGAGGAAGGTATAAGGGAAACGATAGAGGGATTACTGGATGCAGGGGTGTTGGTGCCTACCATTAGCtgctgcaacacccccctcttgcctgtgccaaaggcaggaggtgaaaagtGGAGGCTGGTACATGATTTGCGTGCAGTAAATGAAGTAGTGGAGGATCAGACAGCAGAAGTTCCCAATCCACACACACTGTTGACAAATGTGCCCCCCAATGCAAAATGGTTTACAGTTGTGGATTTGTGTTCAGCGTTTTTCAGTGTGCCccttgcagaacagtcacagtttctgtttgctttcaccTACAGGGGTCAGCAGTATGCCTACACGAGGATGCCGCAGGGATTTAAGCATTCGCCgcatgtttttaatcaggtgcttaaggcagacttagatggactgaatttaaaaagtacagtaatacagtatgtggatgatCTATTGTTGTGTGCTGAAACGCTGGCAGACTGCCACCAGGACTCAGTGCAGTTGCTGAAGGTCTTGGCGAAAGGGGGGCATAAGGTGTCCAAGGCCAAGCTGCAGTACTGCCAAGAGCAGGTTACGTACTTGGGGCGTGAGATCAGCCACGGGAGGAAAGCTATAGCAGCAGAACAGCTAAAGGGGATCACTAAGGCTCCGAAACCCATGACTGTGTCACAGATGCTGACTTTTTTAGGGATGACAGGATTCAGCATGGACTGGATTGAGGACTACGCTGTGAAGGTGGCACCGTTGCGGGCACTGATAAAGGAGGAGGGCCACACTAATTTGAAGGCCTCCTTAATTTGGACAAATGAGGTCTCAGTAGCATTTGAATCTATCAAGCAGGAGCTACAGAATGCACCTGCTCTGGGCCTCCCAGACTACACCAAGCCATTTTATCTgtatgtcaggaacaggaaggacggctttgggacagctctgctcactcaggacttgtgtcctggcagacggaagcagccattggcatactatagcatgaagctggacaatgtggctcagggatgcccaccctgtttccagggagtggtggctgcctatttaggctatgaaaaggccactgccatcacgatgggttatccagtgacaatttatacttcacataaggtggtggaccttattgacaaaggcaaatttgtgttgaccccagcaaggcagctagcgtactttgcatttctcacttacccggatgtgacaataaagcgttgcactacagtaaaccctgcagacagcattcccctggaggatgaggggcagccacatgagtgtgtggcagagtctttggtttacactaaactgagaccaGACTTGGAGAgttctcccattgaaaatagcgagatggtgttgtttgtggacggctcatgttggagagatggggatgccttaaaggctgggtttgctgtagttcaggcacagggtgatgatttttacactctcgtttcagagccagcgGCACAAccgtgttccgctcaattagcggagctaaaggctttgactgaagcgtgccggcgaggacaacataagacggttactatctacacagactctgcatacgcacacggtgtatgccatctctttggagccgtctggaagcaaagggggtttcgcaaaagtgacggctcccccattcagcattataatcagattttggagttgctacatgcAATGATGCGTcctaagcgtttggctattattaagtgtcaggcccaccgcaaaggtcgtgattttgttatacaAGGCAATGCGGccgctgatgcggcagccagggcagctgcACAGGTCAGGGCTGCTCATCTTTTGCCTATGGTGACTGTAGAGCCTtactgtttctgatctggtggccctgcaggagcgtgcgggtccctatgaggcctctgtctggctaaaaaggggggcctctaaggatgctaatgggcTGTAtcacaaccatgagggacttttggccgcacctctgtctctggtgaacattttcataacggatgcgcatggtcttgaccattgcgcaagggggggggggtgttacggAAAATTACACGACAAGGTTTCTGGGCACCTCAGATGCAAGCAAtggtggatgcaaggttgtccgaatgtgaagtgtgcattaaaaacaatgtacgcaaagcaatcacggccccaatagggcacattccagtgcctgagggaccgttcagacacttggtgatggactatgtggacatgggaaaaacagcatatggaaagcgatatatgcttgtgattgtggacaggttcagcagatgggtggaggcaataccgtccaaggacatgggggcgatgacagtggtgaaattcctgatcagagaggtgattccgaggtttgggataccaactgaaataagctctgataatggagctgcctttgtggggaaagttactaagttagtggttcaacagctgagaataaaacaaaggttgggatgtgtgtatcaccctcagtcgcagggcatggtggagagagtgaatggcacacttaagcagaagctgaataagatttgctcCACcacgaaaatgaactgggtagatgcactgccaacagccttgatggcgtattggatggaaacgcacagggtgacgcatttgtctccgcatgaaatgctgacagggaaaccaatgcctggatcgacttggagggggccgtataagggacccagcttagatcagctgggggatgaattaaagttgtacatgaggactttaaccaaaatacacaaagctatttccaaacaggaaaaggagaaagcacagaaagaagacacagactgggaggagccagtcatctttccaggagataaagtctacctgcgagtgttccggcgaaagtggcacgagccccgacgagaaggacccttcaaggtgacacgagcctcaGCAACAGCGGTACAGGCAGAAAGGAGTAACACGTGGtatcatttgaaccactgcactagagtactgcacgaaaggcagatagtcactgaaaccaacacagaggatgcagctgcccttggctcagatggccctgatggagctcccagaggagctccacaacttggagaggagccagtttcaggttcagagcagactgagggtcaagagggagcgtcgcaagcagaccagccactccagacagaacacgaagctgtgggttctggtagggctgacagcgatgatattggtgatgctaatgatatatcaggcccttcaggtctgggggcacagcaggacgacaggtcaggtgagatcagaacaattgacttcactgactcagccttgtCCTttaatgctgaataacctctcagataacaatgagcgaaagcggagagaggtagggaggagatatgggagtgaggagagtgagcaaattgtagAATATTACCAGGATGAAATAGACCTGGAAGGATTAGCAAAACGTacgcttggaaattggtggtataaatgggctaagtataccgctgCTTCATTAGGacaggagggttgtgtgttgtgtgcaggtcctgacccttcagttagggtagtcctgttcccatacactaataaacggtgtgaagaatgggaaatggagaggattatgagattctggaagagtctgtgtcaggaggggccggctcctgagaaagaCTGCAGACCCATATCTAACCAGTCAGAGCGCATACCATACTGCCCCTATAagtgtctgatatatcagggaaatactaaatatgcttacagggtggaaaagcattgtgggcagtttaagccctgggaagggggacagcaagatattatggtgaacaaattgagttttttcaagggacttaTTTATGAGTGTTTTACAAATGATGGGCCAGAGGAGGTAGGCATCTTCTGGGGAACCTGTGGAACTGTTTGGGATGTGAAAGGTCCCCGAGTACCGAATGGAGAACTATCACGTGTTCCGCTGGATGCGTTAGAAAACCAGAGTGTGCCCCTGGCAGATgtgtggtggctgtgtggtaa
Coding sequences within it:
- the LOC125740321 gene encoding uncharacterized protein LOC125740321; this encodes MYMITDGIILGPEGVAIPIRKMGIVGEWYNIPDTEPHIAMTFNQSMLDLGEMMQQARQVVWVPTVREGMQAAAGEKMLRIQWSAKVVGDLKLDNRDPWLWSMIGVQCDAKESTEECWQEMEREVPEEVWTAHDTEVGLVNSASPVEIYLKPGCTPPWKNQYPLKPEAEEGIRETIEGLLDAGVLVPTISCCNTPLLPVPKAGGEKWRLVHDLRAVNEVVEDQTAEVPNPHTLLTNVPPNAKWFTVVDLCSAFFSVPLAEQSQFLFAFTYRGQQYAYTRMPQGFKHSPHVFNQVLKADLDGLNLKSTVIQYVDDLLLCAETLADCHQDSVQLLKVLAKGGHKVSKAKLQYCQEQVTYLGREISHGRKAIAAEQLKGITKAPKPMTVSQMLTFLGMTGFSMDWIEDYAVKVAPLRALIKEEGHTNLKASLIWTNEVSVAFESIKQELQNAPALGLPDYTKPFYLYVRNRKDGFGTALLTQDLCPGRRKQPLAYYSMKLDNVAQGCPPCFQGVVAAYLGYEKATAITMGYPVTIYTSHKVVDLIDKGKFVLTPARQLAYFAFLTYPDVTIKRCTTVNPADSIPLEDEGQPHECVAESLVYTKLRPDLESSPIENSEMVLFVDGSCWRDGDALKAGFAVVQAQGDDFYTLVSEPAAQPCSAQLAELKALTEACRRGQHKTVTIYTDSAYAHGVCHLFGAVWKQRGFRKSDGSPIQHYNQILELLHAMMRPKRLAIIKCQAHRKGRDFVIQGNAAADAAARAAAQVRAAHLLPMVTVEPYCF
- the LOC125740327 gene encoding uncharacterized protein LOC125740327, which gives rise to MQLPLAQMALMELPEELHNLERSQFQVQSRLRVKRERRKQTSHSRQNTKLWVLVGLTAMILVMLMIYQALQVWGHSRTTGQVRSEQLTSLTQPCPLMLNNLSDNNERKRREVGRRYGSEESEQIVEYYQDEIDLEGLAKRTLGNWWYKWAKYTAASLGQEGCVLCAGPDPSVRVVLFPYTNKRCEEWEMERIMRFWKSLCQEGPAPEKDCRPISNQSERIPYCPYKCLIYQGNTKYAYRVEKHCGQFKPWEGGQQDIMVNKLSFFKGLIYECFTNDGPEEVGIFWGTCGTVWDVKGPRVPNGELSRVPLDALENQSVPLADVWWLCGKEGGLRPTLPYNWGGLCARVMLASQVDIYSRRRPSRSRRFVANYEKDPNVYIDAIGQPRGIPEKYQARSEIAAGFESILIWPTLNKNVEWINYLYYNQQRFTNYTQGALASLGEQLQATSLMTWQNRMALDWLLAEKGGVCVLFGDQCCTFIPNNTAPDGSFTKAMRKLQGLQDEMASNAGQHDGLFDWWYDMWGNWQQALMKALCVGAVLISALLLIFCCIVPLVRSLVGRALSRQATIAAMSRVVGGPFGAASSWTNTEMDGDIDTLDAVLPIAEVRPFRV